A single Zonotrichia albicollis isolate bZonAlb1 chromosome 28, bZonAlb1.hap1, whole genome shotgun sequence DNA region contains:
- the OPTC gene encoding opticin, with amino-acid sequence MCPLGWLGVAALCLGTLWAVPAKDRRKEEKPKAELNLFENLDLDNYDVTLESYGDILDLSNYEELYDYGDLVPKIEVGTLAPRPKDPKTLPELAETTSGTPNLQPPSSAGPVPPAPIPRQGLPSCVLCLCLGSSVYCDDAGLEQIPALPPDTAYLYARFNRIGAVRAGDFRGLEKLKRIDLSSNSISWADEDAFRGLPSLQELLLPENLLTALPELPRGLVRLDARLNRIPSAGLPPEAFRDLKQLQFLHLSDNQLDFIPVPLPESLRSLHLQNNNIQTMHEDTFCDSQEQGQIRRALEDIRLDGNPINLSLFPNAFSCLPRLPTGRFS; translated from the exons ATGTGtcccctgggctggctgggggtggccgccctgtgcctggggacactttgggcgGTGCCAGCcaaggacaggaggaaggaggagaaaCCCAAGGCTGAGCTGAACCTCTTTGAGAACCTGGACCTGGACAACTACGATGTGACCTTGGAGAGCTACGGGGACATCCTGGACCTGAGCAACTACGAGGAGCTCTATGACTACGGGGACCTTgtccccaag ATCGAGGTTGGCACCTTGGCTCCCCGCCCCaaggaccccaaaaccctcccagaGCTGGCTGAAACCACATCTGGAACCCCAAATCTGCAGCCCCCAAGCAGTGCTggccctgtgcccccagcaccCATCCCCAGACAAG ggctgcccagctgcgtgctgtgcctgtgcctgggcaGCTCGGTGTACTGCGACGACGCGGGGCTGGAGCAGATCCCGGCGCTGCCCCCGGACACCGCGTACCTGTACGCCCGCTTCAACCGCATCGGGGCCGTGCGCGCCGGCGACTTCCGCGGCCTCG AGAAGCTGAAGCGCATCGACCTGAGCAGCAATTCCATCTCGTGGGCGGACGAGGACGCCTTCCGGgggctgcccagcctgcaggagctgctgctgcccgagAACCTCCTGACGGCGCTGCCCGAGCTGCCCCGCGGCCTCGTGCGCCTGGACGCGCGCCTCAACCGCATCCCCAGCGCCGGGCTGCCCCCCGAGGCCTTCCGG gaccTGAAGCAGCTGCAGTTCCTCCATCTCTCCGATAACCAGCTGGATTTTATCCCGGTGCCCCTTCCCGAGAGCCTGCGCTCCCTGCACCTCcag AACAACAACATCCAGACGATGCACGAGGACACGTTCtgtgacagccaggagcagggccagaTCCGCCGGGCGCTCGAGGACATCCGCCTGGACGGGAACCCCATCAACCTCAGCCTCTTCCCCAACGccttctcctgcctgccccgCCTGCCCACCGGCCGCTTCTCCTGA
- the PRELP gene encoding prolargin — protein sequence MRATLAFLLPLALALVASGQRRKPPRRPTRPPLPFEEPVEPTELPPPLPPGPPSVFPDCPRECYCPPDFPSALYCDSRNLRTVPVIPARIHYLYLQNNFIADLPEESFRNATGLKWVNLDNNRIRKVDRKVLEKLENLIFLYMERNQLKEVPSFLPPNLEQLRLSRNQISKIPPGVFNKLENLVLLDLHHNKLSDGVFNKNTFKGLKNLMQLNLAHNILRKMPPGVPSAIHQLFLDRNNIEDIPSDYFKEFPNLAFIRLNYNQISDKGLPKNSFNLTNLLVLHLAHNKLTNVPFISPKLEHLYLNNNSIEKINGTQICPTSLVSIQDFSPSDLDSVPRLRYLRLDGNLLKPPIPLDLMLCFRLLQSVVF from the exons ATGAGGGCGACCCTTGCGTTCCTCCTCCCGCTGGCGCTGGCGCTGGTGGCGAGCGGGCAGCGCCGCAAACCGCCCCGCCGGCCcacccggcctcccctgcccttcGAGGAGCCCGtggagcccacagagctgccccctcccctccctccgggCCCCCCGTCCGTGTTCCCCGACTGCCCGCGGGAGTGCTACTGCCCGCCCGACTTCCCGTCGGCGCTGTACTGCGACAGCCGCAACCTGCGCACGGTGCCCGTCATCCCCGCGCGCATCCACTACCTGTACCTGCAGAACAACTTCATCGCCGACCTGCCCGAGGAGTCCTTCCGCAACGCCACCGGCCTCAAGTGGGTCAACCTGGACAACAACCGCATCCGCAAGGTGGACAGGAAGGTGCTGGAGAAGCTGGAGAACCTCATCTTCCTCTACATGGAGAGGAACCAGCTGAAGGAGGTGCCCTCCTTCCTGCCGCCCaacctggagcagctgaggctcAGCAGGAATCAGATCTCCAAGATCCCTCCTGGGGTCTTCAACAAGCTGGAGaacctggtgctgctggacctGCACCACAACAAGCTGAGCGACGGCGTCTTCAACAAGAACACCTTCAAGGGGCTCAAGAACCTCATGCAGCTCAACCTGGCCCACAACATCCTGAGGAAGATGCCCCCCGGCGTGCCCAGCGCCATCCACCAGCTCTTCCTGGACAGGAACAACATCGAGGACATCCCCAGCGATTATTTCAAGGAGTTTCCCAACCTGGCTTTCATCCGGCTCAACTACAACCAGATCTCGGATAAGGGGCTGCCCAAAAATTCCTTCAACCTCACCAACCTgctggtgctgcacctggcccaCAACAAGCTCACCAACGTGCCCTTCATCAGCCCCAAGCTGGAGCACCTCTACCTGAACAACAACTCCATCGAGA AAATCAACGGCACGCAGATCTGCCCCACCTCGCTGGTGTCCATCCAGGATTTCTCTCCCTCCGACCTGGACAGCGTGCCCCGGCTGCGCTACCTGCGGCTGGACGGGAACCTGCTGAAGCCGCCCATCCCTCTGGACCTGATGCTGTGTTTCCGCCTGCTGCAGTCCGTGGTGTTTTAG